Genomic DNA from Novipirellula galeiformis:
CATGGGAATGTAGTAATCGGGGCGCAGGCGTTTAATCGTTCGCATGACCGCCCTCACGCGAGCACCCATCGTCATCGTCGACCCGTCGATCGTGACTGTCTCAAGGTTCGGATGCGCGACTTTATATCCGGTGGAGTCATTTGTGCTTGGGCCGTGGACAAGTGCCACGATCGGTTCCCAGCCACGTTTTTCCAAACCACTGCTAAGTTGATCGAGCCATGTTTGTACGCCGCCGATCGGGCTGGATGTGGGGCAAACAAAAAGTAAACGGTGACCTTTTACCATGATTTTCGTCAGCTAAGTGCGTTTGCAGCCGGTTTCGTCGACCGCCACAACGGTGGACAGTGGCCGGCCAGGAACCAGCGTTCTACCAACCAGTAAAACATCGCCCCTGCAATCAGACAGATGGGGGCATAGATGAGCATGCGCAAAATCCATTCGGTCTGTGAGTGTTCAAAAGGAATATACTTTTCCAGGACAAAAATCACCGGTACATGGATCAAATAGACTGAGTAGGAAATCTTCCCGATGCAGGAGATGCCGGTCGCGAGCGAATTGCGCAATAGGACGTGGTCCTTTGCCTGCACACACCAGTTCAGAAAGCAGAAAAACGCAACGGCGAATCCGAGTTCACCAACGCTGCTCACGTTGGGAATCCATCCGGACCAGGAGTCCATGTCAACCAATTCCGCGAGTCTTGTCTGCGCTAGAAATCCGAACGTCAACCGATTGGTCAGCATGCCTGCTGTTGCTGCGAGGAGCCCATAGGTCATGGACGAACACCAGCGGGGGAGACGGCAGTTTCCGAAATAAGCGTCAACGGCAAGCGCACCCAGTGCCCAATGAAGCCAAAAATTGAATGGCCACAATTGCCAATAACCAAGTCCGTAGGCGTCCGGCAGGCCCGGAGTAGCACCACGCCAAATGATAGTCGTGATGGCAGCCACCGAGATCGCAACGGTGTGGTTCCGAATCCGAATCATTAAGAACAGCAAGAAGTAGAATGCGTAAAGTTGTTCCTCCATTCCCAGTGACCAAAACGGAGTGTTTCCCAAGCCACCGGCGTAATCAGCCGTTAGGTTGTGAACCATCAGCAGATGAGTCGCCAGATCAGGCCCAATCGAATTCGCCAGGTCAGGCATTCGCTCATGAATCAACAACGCGAAGCTCACACTCAAGACGATGGCCGCGACATAAGGAGGGTAAAGTCGCCAGAATCGCCTTTTCCAGAATTCGACCCAGTTCAATGAACATTTGCCGCTGGTGGCTCTTGTGATAGCGGTTCGTCGATGGATACAAAAACCGGAAATGAGCACAAACAGCGGCACTCCCAGATAACCAAAATCCATCAGCAGGCTTGGGAAGAACCAGATGTTTTCACGAAAACCGCCGATCGCGTAGTGGGGGATGTGACATAACACCACCGCTAAGACCGCCAGACCCCGCAGGATATCGATACCCACCAATCGTTGCTCAATCAGTGACTGTGAATTCCTTATTTCAGGCGACTGGTTCAAGTTGCGTCTCCGCTTCCAACTTCACCGCTAACGCGGCGATCTCCGCTTGTTCCACTTCGCTCATCAGGCCACTTGCCGTCGGCCATTCACTACCCGGCGCATGATGCAACACGGGCTTATTCAACACACGACGAAGCCACAACTGCAGCGAAGACGGGACCCCCCACTGGCTCAGTCGACCGCCCAATCGCTCGGGGATCCGTGGAAAGTTGTCGACTTTGGCCGGCAACTTCAGACATTGGTTCAATACATCACGCCATAAATCCAATGCTCCGGCATGAGAGTATTTACCCGTCTGCGTTTCCATCGCAGACTTTGAAAGTTGCGATAACAGTGCGGGAGTTGATAGCAATTCCCCAACCCGCTGGGCCGCAATTTCGGGATGACCCACGGGAAAGCAAAGCGAATTGATGCGATTTAGGAATTGACCCTCCGCATGCATTCCCGTGAATTCTGATACGACCGGAACGACTCCATGAGCCATCGCTTCACGCGGTGAAATCGTCACTCCTTCCCATGCCGCAAAGTGAACAAAGCAATCGGCATTTGGATAGAATCGATTGTACAATTCCGCTTGGTCAACCCAACCGTGCATGGTCACCTGACCGTTGTCGATCAGAAGTTTCAGCTGATCGGCTATGCGATCCTCCTCCGGTCCGGCGCCACAGATATCGAGCCGGAATTCGATTCCCAAGGCCAGTAACGCCTGCGTGAACGGGATCAAATCGAGTGCACGCTTTTGTTGTTGTTCCAACCGGCCGGCATACAGCAAACGGATCGGCTTTTGGTCATTAAATGATTGCGAGTCTTTTGGGGAAACAGCTTCACGTGGCGGATGGACTCCTCCTGCGATGCTTTCAACACGCTGTTCCTCCATACCGCCGATTTGACGGCAGGCTGCGGCGATTAGTTTTCCCGAAGTCACACACAAATCGATATTGCCACAACAACGTCGCACGTCGCTGATGTAGGCGCTCTCGTACGCACGCACACCAACGGCCAGTCGCGGTGCACGGGACAGATCGTCCGCTTTGAGCTGTGCGACCGCTTGGTACGCGTCAAAAACCCGCATCGACAAAACGACGTTCGGGCTGGTTTTTCTGATCGTCTCGCGAAGTGATTTTAATCTTGCCGCCCGGGTGCCGTGTGTGCCGTCAATTTCGATGGTTTCAAGGTTGCGATGCACACGGCGGTAGGCGTCGGGATCATCAAAACTCGCCCCGCGAGTCAGTCCCAGAATGGTCTGCCACCCCCGTGATGGAAGCTCGCGACAAAGATCTGCAACAATCCGATCCGCGCCACCGAGCGGGTTGTGGGATCGCGTAATGATCAGCAGGCGGGACATTTTTCAGGAATGATCATTGGGGGATAATTGTTAGATTCAACGTATTCGGCAGTCCATCTGATCGTACTGCCCGCATCGGCGGAATATACTTCATTATCCCATTTTCTCTAGCCAAATACCTGCACCGGTATTCTTTAGGCAGAGCGGCATAAACTTCTCCAGCAGGTGTCGCTTCTGAGCTCCCAACGCGTCGCCCCACATCCTGATTTGATACTTGCTGTTGTCCATCAGCAGGCAATGCAGCATGTACGCTTCGTTCCAGGAACGGCCTCCCAGAATCCATTCTTCCGGATATTCAAACGGGTAGAACACATCGTGAACATGAATCCAAACTCCCGGTTTCAACCTTGGCAGAATATCGAAGAATAAAAAGTTGACGTCACTGCCAGCCTTTCCCACGTGCGACGAATCGATGAACAGGATATCATTTGGCTGCAGCTGCTCAAACAGATCCGGATCAACGTTCTGCACTTTGTCCTGGACGATGTTGACTCGCTGCGCGTCGCCCGAACGGAGATTCCTCAGCAGGCGATCAGGATAAGGTTCGACAAAAGTACATCGCATACGACCGTCAAGGAACAGGTCGTTTACATCAAGAGCGAGGCAGGAGGAAAAACCAGAGCCGATTTCAATCAGCCGGGCGGGCTGCAGATGCCTGAGGAGTGTGTACATCAGGACACCGTCCGCGTAGCAATAGATTCCGTTGTCCAACCAGTAGCGGTGTGGTTCCCGATCCGACTGTGCCTCACTGAACGGTAGTTCACTGTAGAATTGCGCAAGTTCCAGAAACAGCGATTCCTGACTGTCCCAATTCAGATCGACGCCGGCTATTTCACAGACTGCGCGGTTACCGGAGCGCTCGCCAATTCCCTTGGCCTCATTTGCATCGGGAATAGCCGAATAGTAATGCCCGGGTGGAAATTCTTGCCCGGCTTTCAACGAAAGCACATCTTCCCTCAGCCGGTCGCGGTCCGCGACAATTCGCCGCACGCCTGGCAGTGCTTTGAAAATAGTCTTCAATGCTTTATTCATCATGTGTGACCTTCGGCAGGCTGGCTGAAACTGCGCGCGAACTAAAATCAGCATCCGCTGAGACTTCCCGGCTTGGCTCGACGGGAAAACAATCATGCGGAGCAAGGAATTCACGTGTACTACGTTCAAATTGTGCCCGTCCTAGGATCGTCGATCCAATCCTCGCTGTCGCATCGCTTTGCTCATTGAGAACATTTTGATCCCCAAGATTTAATCGCAAAAATTCAGCCAATCTGCTAGGCTCGAGATCATGGGTCAGCAAACCGAAGCCATGCTTTTTCGAGAATCCTGTCAGCGAACTGTGGTGGGGCGCGTGCAGAAGTACGGGGCGTCCGGTTCCCGCGTAAGTACTTAACTTGGTGGGAAACGACAGACGTGCCAATGGTTCCTGCAGAGGTTCGAATGGATGTGGCAAATATAACGCATCGCAATTTGTCAGAATCCGCATCACTTCCGGCACAGATCGCCAGCCATAAAAACGACATTCGGCCGGTTTAAAAGCCCGAAACCGGATGTCGCTTCCCGCAACCACAAGCACGATACGTTTGCGGCCGATGCGCCAGTCCAATTCGTCGAGCGCCCGATGGAATGCCTTCCATGCCGAATAACAATACATGCTTCCGCTTATGCCGATTCGAAACTCGTCTTTCGAAGTCGGCTCGCTGAGGGGCGTCACGCTGTCCTGTATTCCATGTCGAATGATGACCGATGATGCCTGTGATTTCTTCGCATAAGCATCGGCCATCGGTTCGCAAATCACTCCCAGTCGATCCGCCCTCCGCAGCAGGAAATCAAAACGCTTCAAGGTGCGGGCGAACGTAAATCGGTCCAGTTTCCGCTGCATCAGGATATCCCGCGGATCATCCCAGATGTGCACGAGCATCGGTACTTCGGTTGCCGCACGAACTGCTGCCGCGACATCGATCGTGACGGTTGAATTCAGGATGGTCCAAATCTGGTCAGGTGACTCCTGGTGTACGAAGTCGATTACATCGCGACTAAGTTGCCTGACAGCCGGCTCATAACGTCGCAAACGATCGGAAATCGTGGTGATCGTTCCTTTCCATCCTGGCGCATTTCGACGGGCAAACTCAGCAGGAGGAACAAAACATTGCTGCTGGGTAAGGTGTTGGCGCTGTCTCTTGTCGAAGTGTTCCTGGGTGATCAGACCTGCATAGGAGACAGGCTCAATCCCGTCGCAGCCCAGCATCTCTTCAATCAGGATTTCGCCGACACCACCGTCGCCAGGCGGCATGCCGGAGATAAGCATCGTTTTCATTTGCGGGTTAAGCTAACGGAATAGATTATGACTGGGGACGAAGATTCCGATTTTCAAACAAACAGTCGAACTGCAGGATGTGACCGCTTTTCTTATTGCGCCACTGATCGACATTTCCGCAGTACGCAAATCCGTGCGACTTCATGATTTCGTAGATGCGATCGAATCCTGGTTCACCTTCATATAAGGGTTGTGCGCTCACTTCCACCACGACGGCGATGACTTTTTGCAATGTTTGTTCGGCACCCAACAGGACTTGTTCCTCAAATCCTTGAACGTCGATTTTCATCAGTATCGGCTCCTCGAGTTCGAGGTCGTTCAAGATGTCGTCCAGACGGCTGATGACAATCTCTTCCTGTACCGATTCAGCGGTATGAGGCAATTCAACTTTGTGAAGCGAACCCATCGGCAACAGAGATGAACTGGGTGTGAAAGCACTTCGATTGATTGTCGCAGTACCGGGCTCACTGCCCAGCGCCGTATGAAATGCCAACGATGGAGCCAGTTCTGCCTGTTTACTTTGCAACGTCTCAAAACAGCTTTTCAGCGGTTCGAATGAGACGATTTTTGCCCCCGGGAGAAATTCGCGAATAAGCCCGGCGAACTGGCCTTCATTAGCGCCGATATCCAACACCGTACCGGGGTGATATTCCTTCAGACAGCCCCAACTATCACGCATGCGCTTCTTGTACTCGAGCAAACGTCGTTCTCCGACCGGCAGGGCCTTCCGTAATTCCCATCCGGCGGTCTTCAGCAGCGACAGAATAGGGCGTGTTATCAGCCGGCGCACGTTATTGAATTCCCATTGGACGAAGGACAACCGCGAGAATGCGGCTGGCGATGGCGGTTCCAAACTTCGTTACCGTTCGGTGGATAAGTTGTAGCATTCTGGAATGCTCCCAATTTCTGACCGCGCACCACCACGTAGTTTTACCGTAATCAAGAGACTCGATTACCTGAGCGGCCT
This window encodes:
- a CDS encoding acyltransferase family protein, coding for MNQSPEIRNSQSLIEQRLVGIDILRGLAVLAVVLCHIPHYAIGGFRENIWFFPSLLMDFGYLGVPLFVLISGFCIHRRTAITRATSGKCSLNWVEFWKRRFWRLYPPYVAAIVLSVSFALLIHERMPDLANSIGPDLATHLLMVHNLTADYAGGLGNTPFWSLGMEEQLYAFYFLLFLMIRIRNHTVAISVAAITTIIWRGATPGLPDAYGLGYWQLWPFNFWLHWALGALAVDAYFGNCRLPRWCSSMTYGLLAATAGMLTNRLTFGFLAQTRLAELVDMDSWSGWIPNVSSVGELGFAVAFFCFLNWCVQAKDHVLLRNSLATGISCIGKISYSVYLIHVPVIFVLEKYIPFEHSQTEWILRMLIYAPICLIAGAMFYWLVERWFLAGHCPPLWRSTKPAANALS
- a CDS encoding glycosyltransferase family 4 protein; translation: MSRLLIITRSHNPLGGADRIVADLCRELPSRGWQTILGLTRGASFDDPDAYRRVHRNLETIEIDGTHGTRAARLKSLRETIRKTSPNVVLSMRVFDAYQAVAQLKADDLSRAPRLAVGVRAYESAYISDVRRCCGNIDLCVTSGKLIAAACRQIGGMEEQRVESIAGGVHPPREAVSPKDSQSFNDQKPIRLLYAGRLEQQQKRALDLIPFTQALLALGIEFRLDICGAGPEEDRIADQLKLLIDNGQVTMHGWVDQAELYNRFYPNADCFVHFAAWEGVTISPREAMAHGVVPVVSEFTGMHAEGQFLNRINSLCFPVGHPEIAAQRVGELLSTPALLSQLSKSAMETQTGKYSHAGALDLWRDVLNQCLKLPAKVDNFPRIPERLGGRLSQWGVPSSLQLWLRRVLNKPVLHHAPGSEWPTASGLMSEVEQAEIAALAVKLEAETQLEPVA
- a CDS encoding class I SAM-dependent methyltransferase — protein: MMNKALKTIFKALPGVRRIVADRDRLREDVLSLKAGQEFPPGHYYSAIPDANEAKGIGERSGNRAVCEIAGVDLNWDSQESLFLELAQFYSELPFSEAQSDREPHRYWLDNGIYCYADGVLMYTLLRHLQPARLIEIGSGFSSCLALDVNDLFLDGRMRCTFVEPYPDRLLRNLRSGDAQRVNIVQDKVQNVDPDLFEQLQPNDILFIDSSHVGKAGSDVNFLFFDILPRLKPGVWIHVHDVFYPFEYPEEWILGGRSWNEAYMLHCLLMDNSKYQIRMWGDALGAQKRHLLEKFMPLCLKNTGAGIWLEKMG
- a CDS encoding FkbM family methyltransferase, whose protein sequence is MEPPSPAAFSRLSFVQWEFNNVRRLITRPILSLLKTAGWELRKALPVGERRLLEYKKRMRDSWGCLKEYHPGTVLDIGANEGQFAGLIREFLPGAKIVSFEPLKSCFETLQSKQAELAPSLAFHTALGSEPGTATINRSAFTPSSSLLPMGSLHKVELPHTAESVQEEIVISRLDDILNDLELEEPILMKIDVQGFEEQVLLGAEQTLQKVIAVVVEVSAQPLYEGEPGFDRIYEIMKSHGFAYCGNVDQWRNKKSGHILQFDCLFENRNLRPQS